The DNA sequence TCTCGGACCGGATCGGGCGGGCGTGGTTCGTGTTCGTCGGCGGCGGCCTGTACGGTCTCGTCGCGCTCGCAGTGCCGTTCTCCCCCGCACTGGGTGCGGCGCTGCCGGTTCCGGCGTCGCTCCCGCTGCTCGGCGCGCTCGGGCCGGCGTTTCTCCCGCTGGTTGCACTCAACGGCTTGCTCGGCGTCGCCGACAGCCTGCGCGAACCCGCGAGCATGGCGCTCTTTGCCGACGAGGGCAGCGACAACGGCGGCATCGCAAGCAGCTTCGGGATCCGTGAACTCGTCTGGCGCCCGGGAAGCGTCCTCGCGCCGATGGGCGGGGGCCTCCTGATGGGCGGCGTTGGCATGCAGTGGGTGTTCTACGTCGGTGCGGCGTCGGCGTTTACAGGGATCGCGGCGTTCGCCGGGATCCTCGTGTACGACCACGGCCGCGGGGCGTTCGCCGAGTGGTGACCGAGTGGTGACGCGCCGAGTGGTGCTGGAATGGTGACGGGGTGTCGAGCGCGTCGTCGCTTCCCACGGTCCCCGTTCGGGCGGGAGCATAAGCCGCTGGCCGTCCAACGCTAGCGCGTATGACCAACGAAGAGGTAACGGACCTGCTGAAGAAGGCGTACGGCGACGAGATAGAGACCGTCATGAACTACCTGACCAACTCCATCGTACTGGACGGCGTCAGCGCCGAGGAGGTCAAAGGGAGCCTGGAAACGGACATTCAGGAGGAACTCGACCACGCCCGGATGCTCGGCGAACGGCTGAAGCAACTCGACGAGCGGCCGCCGGCCTCGATGGAGTTCACGGCCAGACAGGAGAGCCTCCAGCCGCCGGAGGATTCGACGAACGTCCTCTCCGTGATCGAGGGCGTACTGGAGGCCGAGGAGGACGCGATCGAGACGTACCGCTCGCTCATCCACGCCGCCGAGGAAGCCGACGACCCCGTGACGGAGGACTACGCGGTGACGATCCTCGCCGACGAGGAGGCTCATCGCACCGAGTTCCGCGGGTTCCGCAAGGAATACCGGGACGACTGACTGCGACGGGGCGACTGACCGACGGCGAACGGCTCCGCATGTACGCGAGACGGTTCCGCACGCACGTCGAACGGCTTCACATTCGACCGGCGGGGGAGACCCGGGGGGGTGACTGGGTACTATCGGGAACCGCGTGGAGACCGTCGAGAGGCGAGGATTTTTCTCGGCTGAGGTTTACCGGGGGTGTATGGGCGACTTCAGCCTCGACCTCAGGGCGGTCGAGGACCACATCGAGGAGGAAGAGGACGGGGAGGGCTCCTCCCGGGTCGAACTCGGCAGGCTCGACGGCACGACGCCGGACGAGGAGTGGATCGAGACGGTCGAGTCGGGTGCCGTGCTCGTGCTGAACGTCGAGGGCGACGTGAACGAACTCGCCGCCGGTTTCGCGCGGGACGTGAAAGACGCCGGCGGCGAACTGGTCCATTTCCGGGGGTTCCTGCTTGTGGCACCTTCCGGCGTCCGGATCGACACGGACCGGCTGGGTTGAGTCGCTCGTCGATTTGGTTCGGACAGTAGTTCCCCACATCCTCCCCGCAGCGTGAATACTGGCTCAACGAGATACTGAGCTGATCTGATTTCGCGGTGGGAGTGGAGACACACACCCCGGGTTTCCAATGCTATCGGTGGGAAGGAGAGATGCCTGTGAGGGGTCAGGCGCATCGGTTGTCGTCGGTCGCGGCTGTTTCCCGTGCTCATTTGAGTAATCTGCATATTATTCAGAAAAGTTTTTACACAGGTTGCTACAAACTGTCCACTAGCCTAGTCGTCTAGTTAAGTATGAATAAGGTAACAGATCCTGTGGGTAACTGATCTAGTTTCGACTTCAAGTTTCGACTTCATTTTGACCGATCGTCTTGACCGGTCGAGTCCTGAGGGATCCCCTCCCACATTGCCTGGCCTCGCTGCAACACTGCCCCGACGGTTCTCCACCCGGAAAGCATCGGAAACGTGGGGTGGGTGCACCGGTGTCCCACACGGATCCGACCGCTACGGAGCAGTATGGAGGCTCCTGAAAGCATCGGAAACGTGGGGTGGGTGCAAACCGTTGCCGCACGCTCCGGAAACGAACGCCGATAGCATTGGAAGCCCGGGGTGAGTGATAGGCAAACACGGTCCATCAGTTCGACTCGCGAATCACGGCGCTCGTCGATCACAGTCCGAGCGATTCACTCACACTTCCCAGCAGCGCCGGGATAGCCGGACGAAGCATCGGAAACGCGGGGTGGACGAAACCACGGCACTTATGCCCGACCCCTCGAACGACCGTTACGATGGGAAGTCGAGAGTCGGCAGACATCGCGAAGGAGGTGTTCGAGCAGGAGGACCAGATATTCGCCAACAAGCAGCTCCTCAGCATCGGACACGTCCCCGAACCCGACCGGATCGTCGGTCGGGACGACGAGATCCGCGACCTCGCCGAGCAGCTTCGCGGCGCTATCGAGGGGTACTCGCCCGACAACGTCATCGTCTACGGCAAGACCGGGACCGGGAAATCGCTCGTCTCGAAGTACGTGATGGGCCGCGCGCGGGACCTCGCGGAGGACGACGTGGCCGTCGGTACGGCCTACCTCGACTGCTCCGAGGACAACACCGAGACGCAGGCCGTCTCGTCGCTGGCGAAGACGCTGAACGACGAGGGGGCGACGGACATCGCCGTCCCGCAGACCGGCCTCAGCACGTCGAAGTACTACAAGCGGCTCTGGGACATCCTCGACCGGCGCTACGACGTGATGATGGTCATCCTGGACGAGGTCGACCTGATGGCCGACGACGACCTGCTGATGAAGCTCTCCCGCGCGGAGGAGGCGAACAAGGTCGACTGCCACATCGGCGTCATCGCCATCTCGAACAAGATCCAGTACGCCGAGAACCTGAACGAGCGCGTCAAGTCCAGCCTCCAGCACAAGGAACTGTTCTTCCAGCCCTACGACGCGACCCAGCTCCGCGAGATCATGCGCAACCGGGCCGACGCGTTCCAGGAGGACGTGCTCACCGACGACGTGATCCCGCTCTGTGCCGCCTTCGCCGCACAGGAACACGGCGACGCACGCAAGGCGATCGACATCCTCCGGCACGCCGGCAAGATCGCGTACAAGAACGGCTCGGACACCGTCACGGAGGCGCACGTCCGCGACGCCCAGCAGCTCGCCGAGAAGGACCGCTTCCGCGAACTCATCGACGGCGCACCGACGCAGGCCAAGACCGCCCTGCTCGCCCTGGCCGAACTCTCCCTGAACAACGACACTGAGGCGTTCCCCACCCGGGAAGTGTTCAAGCAGTACCGCGTCATCTGCGACGCGATCGACATGGACACGCTCTCGGAGCGCCGTTTCCGGGACATCCTCAAGGAGCAGGCGTTCCTCGGCATCGTCGACGTGGAGAAACTCAACCAGGGCCTCGCCGGCGGGGTCACGCTCAAGAACCGCCTCATCGAGGACCCCGACATCGTCCGCGAGATCCTGCTGGAAGACGGCCGGATGTCCGAGTGGACTGACGAACCGGACCGGTAGCCGGACCGCCGCTCCTACCGATTCGCCCCGACTGACCGCCGCTCCTGCCGACTCGCCCCGACTGACCGCCGCTCTTGCCGACAGGCCTCAACTGAACGTCAGGTGGTGGCCGTCGGGGTCGGTGATCCGAACGTCGTCGTCGATCATCGTCACCTTCGACGCGCGGTCGAGCACCGCGTCGACGGCCACGCCCGGACTCCCGTCCGTCGCGAACCCGAGGTCGACGTGAACGCCGCCACGGCCGTCGGCGATCCCCAGCTGGGGCTCCCACAGCTCCAGGTCGACGGGACCGCCGAGCCGAACGCGGCGACGATCCTCCCCGCGATCGGTGACCTCGAACCCCAGCGACGTGTAGAACGTCGTGGCGCGCTCCAGGTCGGACACCTCCAGCACGACCTCGAAGATCCCGCCGATCCCCTTCCCCGAAACGTCCCGCTGGCCGAGTTCGACGCAGTTCCCGTCAGGGTCGTAAAGGTAAAGCGACTTCGCGGTCCCGAACTCCCGCTCGACGAGGTCGTAGCTCCGCGAGAGTCGGTCGTACCACTGGTCGTACTCCTCGTGGGGGATCGCGAAGGCGAAATGCGTGTGGAGCCCGCCCCGTGGTATCGCCTGGGGCCGTCGGAGGATCAGGCTGGCGTCGCCCGTACCGAGCGCGACCTCGCGGTCGTCCGACCGGCGGACCGGCAGGTCCAGCGTCCCGGCGTAGAACCCGCGGGTCCGGTCGAGGGACTTGACTTCGAGTGCGAGCCACCGGAGGGCGTCGAGCATACTGCATTATTGTTCGGGAGGAACTTAGTAACGTACGCTAGACCGGATGGCCGAACCGCAACCCCGCCGACACGCTGGTCCCCCGGCGACCGGCGGCCGGGCCGCCGACCCGCCGGTCAGCGTCGGCCTTCGAACCCGGTTCCGCGGGACGACCGCTTATGTCCGTCCGGGCCTTGCTCGTAGATATGCCGATGAAGGCAGACGGTCGCCCGACGGAGCCGCGTGAGATCGATAGCTGGGACGGCGGCCTGGGGTGGATCGCCTCCCCCGACGAGACGATGCAGCGCGCGAGCCACGCGCTGGCGACCGACGAAGGAGTGTGGCTCGTCGACCCGGTCGACTGCGAGGGGCTGGACGACATCGTCGCCCCGCTCGGGGAGGTCGCCGGCACGGTCGTCCTGCTCGACCGGCACAAGCGCGACGCGGCGGCGATCGCCCGCCGTCACGACGTGTCGGTCGCGCTCCCGCGGGAGCTTCGCGACGTGGCGTCCGACCTCGACGCGCCCACGACCACGTTCGGCGACGAACTCGGTGCAACGGGCTACCGGACGATCCCCGTCGTCGACAACCCGATCTGGACGGAGGTGGCGCTGTTCGACGCGGATTCGGGCACGCTCGTCGTTCCGGAAGCGGTCGGCACGGTCGACTACTTCCTCGCGGACGGCGAGCGCCTCGGGGTTCACCCGATGCTCCGGGCGTTCCCCCCGCGGCAGGCGCTCGGGCGGTTGTCCGTCGACCGCGTCCTCGTCGGCCACGGCGAGGGCATCACGACCGACGCGCGGGCGGCCCTCGACGACGCACTCCGGAACTCCCGGCGGAACGCGCCCGGTCTCTACCTGGGGACGGTTCGGGATCTGCTCCCGGTATAGGCGTCGCGGCGGCCCTGCATTCGATGTGACCGTCGCCGGGTGACTACTCGCCGCCCGACGCGTCCCGGTTCTCCGTTCGCTCAGGGGAAGCGTCCTCGGCTTCGCCCACCTCGTCGTCCGGGTCCCGCGCCGCCTGCGTCGCCGGTGGCTCCGGCGGAGCGAGCGCCGCCCCCACGCGCTGGAGGAGCGACGACCGTTCGACTACCCGTTCTACCGCGTCGACAGTCCGGACGACGAACCGCCAGGTGAGGGAGTTCCGGACGACCGAAGCGATCGGCGGGACGATGCGGTCCAGAAGCCGAACGAACGGGCCGACCGTGTACGTTTCGCGGAGGTCGATGACGATCACCTCCGGGTCCGGTTCGGCGGTCAGCCACCGGTAGAGCCACGACCCGCGGACCCAGCGACCGGCCGTCCGGGCGACGCTCCGTGCCCGACGAGCCACTCCGGCTGCCGCCGCCCGGACTGCGGACCCGTCGTACCCCGCCGCCAGGCGGTCGAGCAGTCCGCGGGAATCGGTTTCGCCCGGCATCACGAACCACCGGCATCGTCCGTCCAGCGAGTTCTCGACTCCGAACGCCCCGTCTCGTCGGTCGCCGTCGAGTCCACGAACTCGGTCACCGTTCCCTCGACGCGGACGCGGTCGAAGTCGAGCGTCACGCCGCTCCCCGTCCGTAGCTCCGAGCCGTGGAAGTACGCCTCGCCGTTCGCTGTCCGTGTCTCCAGCTCTACGGTGAGGGACACGTCCCTGTTCTCGGGATGGTCGCGCCGGTGGATCTCGCCGTCGTCGCTCGTGAGGACGACCGTCGCCGGCTCGACGCGCCTGTCGACGATCCGGGCGCGCGGTCCGTCCCCACCGGACTCGGTCATCCCGACGGCCGTCGCTTCCGCCACCGCGGGCGAGACGTTCCGCTGTTCCACGACGACCGTCGTCGTTCCGCGCTCGCCGGGCATCGTCGTCGCGCCGCGGTGGACCACGGTCCCGGAGAGGGTGTAGGCGTCGAGGCCGAGGGAGACGCTCCGACCGATCGTCAGCGGCGCGCCGCCGAAGGTCGTTCGCTCGCCCTCCGTCCGCGTCGCCAGCGACGCGCCGACCCGGACGCGCCGCGTGGCGTCGTCCCCGGTCGGGAACGTGGTCACCGACTGCACGGTGCCGACGGTCCGGCCGGCCACGCGGTATTCCTCGCCTGCACGGATCGCGTCGAGCGCTTCAACCGGAACCGTGGCGTCGAGGACGATGTCGGTCTCGCCGGCGTCGACCGACTCGCCGTCGGCGACGAGCGCCGACACCGTCCCGTTGACCCGGTACTCCGGCGTCTGCAGGCGCAGTCCGTCGCCGACGGTGAGGTTGCCGCTCCCGTATCGGAACGCGGTGCGGTTCCCGTCCGCGATCGCCCGGCCGTCGAGTCGCATGCGGAGCGTCGTGGCTGCGCCGCCGTCGACGGGCGAGACGTGCACGTCGGTCACCGTCGCGTTCGCGCCGCCGACCGCGACCTCGTCGCCGGCGTGGATGCGCTCGGCGAGGCGCTCGGGCTGTGTGCCGAGCTCCACCGTCGCGTACCGGACGGCGCGCTCGCCGGGCGGCTCCCCGTCGGCCGCGCTCCCGTTCGTCGTTTCGTTGGCGGGCGCATCAGCTGACCCACCGCCCCCCATGACCAGCGCCGCGCCCGCGGCGACGACGGCGACCACCAGCAGGACGACCAGCGCGTCGACGACGTTCACCCGGCCGAACAGGTTCCCGTCATCGTCGATAAGCGGCATTTGCGTGGGTTTCTCCCCGGGGTCACTCAAAACCTATCGTTGCGGCTCGAAAGCGGCCACTCGGAACCCGCGGGCTCACACAGCTACCGTCCCGTTCACCGCGACGGCAGTGCCGTTCGCCACGGCCCGCTCCGGCACCGTCACAGTCCGGTTGCCGACCGCGTACTCGCCGGGGTGTGCGACGGTGACGGCGAACGTGCCGTTCTCGACCGCCGCCGTCCGCTGATACGTAAACGCCGTCCCGCCGAGGTCGACCTCGCGGGACAGCGTCACGGTCCCGTTCGAAGACGCCACACCCCTCACAGTCGCGCCCGGCACCGGGCGGAACACCTTCCGCTCGCCACCGTCGGTCGCGTACACGGCGCGGTAGTGGGCGGTTCCGTTCCCGTAGCGCTCGTGTAACGTGGCGTACAGCGTTTCGTCGTCGAACTCGTCCCCCGACTCGATGTCCTCCGTGACGACGTACGCCGCCCGCCCGTCGAGTCGCTCGTACCACGTCGATGCGTTCGTACTGACGAGGAAGCCGTCGTAGTTCGCTCGGGCGTAGCCGTAGGACTCCGACTGCCCGCTGGCGAAGGCGTTGTACAGTCGGTTGCGGTCCCAGCGGCTGAACACGTAGCGGTCGTCCGTCGCCAGCCCGCGCTCGTCGGCGTCGTCGCCGATCCAGGTCGCGGCCCGATAGGACTCCTCGCTGTGTGTGAGGTCGGCGGTGAGCGCCGGCGTCAGCCCCGCGCCGAGGCCGGCGACGAGGATGACGAGGGCGGCCAGCAGCCCGGCGGTTCGCCCGTCGATACCTCCGAGGTCGAACGCTCGTCCCGCGCCGTCCCCACGGAGCGTCCCGGTGTCGGTCACGGACTGCGCGCCGCGACGTTCCCTCCTGCCGCCGAATACGGCTGGTCTGCGTGCGAGGTCGACGACGCTGGCGAGGTGGACAAGGCCGAGGCCGCCGAGGACGGCGACCGGCACCGCAAGCGCCCCGGCGAAGCGGACCTGCAGGACGCCCAGCACCAGCAGGAACGCGGTGTACGTCGCGACCACGAGCCACTCCGCCCGGTCCCGCGAGACGGCCATCCAGCCGCCCCACGCCGCGTACGGGAGCGCCAGGAACAGCACCAGCCCGAAGTAGAAAACCGGCGCGACTGGACCGCCGAGGTCCGACTGAAACAGCGACTGGAACTCGACGATGTCGCCCTGCTCCGGCGTCAGCACGAGCTTTTCGACCTCCTGACGGAACTCCGTCCGGAACACCGGGAACCCCTGCCACGCGCCGGCGAACACGGCCCCCACGGCTGCGACGAGTCCGCCACCCGTCACGCGCCACGACAGCCCGGCCTGCCGGCCCGCCTCGGCGACGAGAACGACCGCGAGGCTCCCGGCAAGCAGGAACGCAGGGGTGTACGCCACGTAATCGGCGTGCCAGCCACCCGTCTCGTGTGCCACCAACACCGCGACCGTCGCGAGCGCGACCCCCGCGAGTTCCGGACCCAGCGTCCGGAGCGGCGACCGTCCCGCACGGAGGTCGACCGCGGCACGGGTGAGGACGTACAGGCCGACCGGGAGCACCAGCAGCGGCCCGGCGTTCCAGGCGAGTACCTGCGTTGCAGTGCCCGCGGCGAACAGAACCGTCCATGGCGCGGCGGCCGCGACGAGTTCTCGAAGCGACTGATCCCTGTCGACCGCCGCAAGCGCGACGAGCGCGTACAGCGTCACCGCGACGATCATGTAGTCGAACGCGTGGTGGTCCCCGAAGCCGACCGCCGAGCGGTAGGCGTGGACCGGCGTCGTGGCGAGCAGCCCGACGGCGGCGACGCCGACGCGGGCGTCGCCAGTCAGCCGCCGCGCCGCCCCGTACACGGCCAGTCCGGTCACCAGCGCGGCGACGACGGGGTACCACGCCAGCGTGAGGTCGACGGCGCGAGCGTCGCCGCCGACCGCCCTCGCGACCGTCCACAGGGCCGCGGTCAGGAGCGGCTCCTCCTCGATCAGGTGTTCCGGGACGGCGAACGCCCCGGCGTCGCTCGCGGACAGCTGGAGCAGCCAGTGGCGGTAGAAGTACGGGTCGTTCGCGAGCAGGACGATGTCGCCGTTGCGGAACACGCTCGGGTAGGCGAACAGCCGGAACAGGGCGACCAGCGCGAGCGCCGCGGCCAGCCCGGCGGCGGCGTCGCGGCGGACGGTCGGCAGTCGGGTCCGGACGGCGTCGAGGTCGAGCGCCGTTCCCGCGCCCGTTCCACTGGCGTCGTCGGTCGTCTGCTCCTCGCCGTCAAGGACGGCCGCGACGGCGTCGCGGTCCGCGAGCCGGTACTCGTCGCCGGCGCTCTCGACGATGCCGCGCGAAACGAGTTCGCCGAACGCCCCCGAGTCGACGGGCACGTCGTCGAACGTCCACGTATCCTCGCCCCCGTCGACTTCGTGGATCGCCCGGAGAGCGGGTTCGAGTTCGGGGCGGTCCGCGAGGAGGGCGGCGGCCTCCTCACGAGCGTCGGTCATGTTCCCGGCGAGAGTTCACATCAGCATAAAACCAACTACTCGCCGGTTCGCCCGCCCGGCGGTCGGTCGGCCGACTCGCCGACGCGCCGGTCCGCGACCGCGACCCCCCCGGCGACGAGCGCCGCCGCGGCCAGCACCGCGGGGTCGGACGACACGTACAGGCTCGGCGTCGGCGGTCGCCAGGGGATCGGGTAGAGCCAGAAGCTCGCCCGTCCGTCCGCGTACGCCCGGAGACCGTCGAAGACGAGCGACGCCCCGCCGCCGGCGACCAGCGCGGCGTACGCCGGCCGCCACCGCCGGCCGAACGCGAGCGCGATGACGCCGGCGACGAGCAGGACGCCGCCGAGCGTGCCGATGGCTTCTACGTCGAACGGGACGCCGATCGCACGGCTCACGACCGCCGAGTCGACCAGCAGCTCGGCCTTGATCAGGTCCGGGATCGCCGCCCCCGCGACGCCGACCGCGATCCACTCGTCCGTGAGCCGGTTAAGCCGCCAGCTCGCGACGGTGAGAACCGCGTAAGCCAGCAGGACGTGCGAGAGCAGGTCAGGCATCGTCGGCACCCCCCGCTTCGTCGGCGGTCGGTCCGGACGTCACGGTCTCACCCTCGCGCGGCACGAACGACAGCGTCGCCACGTCTACCCGCCAGCGCCGGAAGAACAGCGCGAGGATCCCGACCGCGCCGACGAGGGAGACGGCGTACTTGTACAGCGCCGCCCCGCCGTCGCGTTCGACGACGACCGTCTCGGAGACGGTCATGGTCCGCCCCGGGCCAAGCCGTCCGTACGCCTGCACGAGGCCCCCGGGTGCTACGTCGGCCCGGACCGACCGGAGGCGTATCGTGAACTCCCCGCCGTCGTGTTCGACGCGGACCGTCGCGGTGCCGGCGTCGCGGTCGATACGCTCGACGGTGCCGAACAGGAGCGCCCGTTCGCCGACGTGCGCGTCGTAGTCCGCCGCGAGTTCGTCCTCCGTCGGGGAGTCCCAGCGCCGCTCCTCGGTCGCGTCGAAGTGGACGCAGAGTCCAAGCACTGCGGCGAGCAGGACGACTCCGACGGCCGCGCGACGCCACGGCAACATACCGTCGACTGCCGACGCGCTGCGAATGAACGCTTCGGTTCGATAGTCCGATGGGTCGCGTTCGCCTCAGATCCACAGCGCGACGCCGCCGAGCATCGCCAGGCCGCCGAGGCCGACACAGACCGCCCAGAAGTCGATGCGCTCGACGACGCGCATCAGCGCGTCGATGGTGAGATAGCCGACGATGGCGGCGGCGACCACCGCGATCAGCGCGGGGCCGGGAGCGACGCTCGGGATGCCCCCCTCGTCAAGCACCGTCAGCGCGCCCGCGCCGAACGCGGCCGGGACGGACAGCAGAAAGGAGAGGCGGAACGACGCCGGGCCGTCGTGGCCCCGCAGGAGCAACGCGCCGGCGGTCGTCCCCGAGCGCGAGACGCCCGGCAACACGGCGATCCCCTGAAGCGTCCCCACGAGGACGGCGTCGACGAGGTCCGGGAGGTCACGCGCGCCGAGCGCCCGCTCGCCGGCGAAGCGCTGGAACGCGCCGGTCGCGACCAGCAGGAGTCCGACGACGACGATGAACGCGCCGCCGGTGAGTTCGCCGACCAGACCGTCGAGCGCGAGGTAGGCGACGAGTCCGGAGCCGACCGAGGCCAGCGTCGCGACGACGACGAAGGACAGATCGGCCGTCTCGTCGCCGAAGGCAGTCGCCGGTCGCCACTCCGGCGCGACGGCGAGCGCGTCGCGGAACTCGTCGCGGTAGTAGACCGTCGCAGACAGCGCCGTCCCGACGTGGAGGAACAGGGAGAACTGGACGGCGGCGTCCGGCGACGAGCCGACCGCGGTGAGGAAGACGGCGACGTTGCCCTCGCTGGAGATCGGCAGCCACTCGAAGATACCCTGCAGGATCCCCGCGATGAGCGCGACGAGCGTGGCGCTATCCATGCGCAACTCCCGTCACGCGCCGGACAAAACGCCTTCGGATCCGCCGTTCTCCTCCGGCCGTCGAAACGAGCCTCCTCGCTCCGGCGGGCGATCAGGTCCCACGTCCGGCGGCCTCGCGCTTCCCGGCGGCGTAGACGAGCGCCCAGAGCACCCCCAGCGCGAACAGCCAGGCGAAGGCGACGGCGAGCACGACCAGCACGCCCCGTCAGTCGGCCCGCCCGGACCTTGTTATACGCTAGCAAACTACGGTAGAGGTCGACTGTCCGCCGGGTAAGCGGCCGTTTCCGCCGAATACGACCGGCCCCGGCGATGCACATTTCACCACGGGGGCCGTACGGGAGCCGTGGTCTACGTCACGCGCGGCCTCGTCGAGGTTCTGCTCGAACTCGCCCGGGACGCTGAGCCGGGCGAGGTCACGGCGAACCTCGCTGTCACGCCGGCGGGGGAGCTCAGCGGCGCGGAGCGCCTGCCGGCCGACGCGCCCGTGTTCACGGACTTCTACCTCCCCGACAGCGGCGGGGCGGTCGACGCCGTGTTCGGGGTCGACCTCTCGACGCCCTCGCGGCAGACGCAGGGGCGGTTCGTCTCGCACCCGCAGGGGGATCTCGCGGTCTCCCGGACGGACGACCTCCACGAGGCGGTGTTCGTCGCGGTCCCGCCGTGGGAGGAGGCGAACCTCGCGGCGTTCGACCGGCGGGGTCGCAGCCGCGACCTCACCGTCGTCGACGCCGAGCCCCCCCACGAGTCGCTCCCGTAGCGCTCGGCTTCCGCGCTACTCCAGATAGCCGAGGTCGCGCAGCTGTGACGTTATTTCGTCGAACTCGGCCTCGGTCAGCTCGCCCTGCTGCTGGTGCTGGATGACGATGCTCCGGAGGAGAAACCGGACGAGGTCGCTCGTGCTCTGGAAGCTGGTCCCCTCGATCGTCTCGTCGACCCGCTCGGCCAGGTCCTTCGGGATGGAGACGGTCGTGTACTCGGTCATACCCGAAGTGGGGCCGGTCGACCGAAAGGCTTTGCGACCACGCCGCCGGCCGGGACTGCCTCGGCACGCCGGAGCCGGTCCGCCGGGGTTTTTTGCTCCCACAATCGGATCCGACCGATATGGGAGTACGGCCGCCAGCGAACGACAGCGACGAACCGGACGCCATCGAGTTCGGGATCGCCGCCGTCGACGCCCGACTCGACGCGGCTGACGTGACGTTCCCGGCGACGAGGACGGACCTCGTCGACGCGTTGGACGACGAGGTGCCGTACGACGCCCAGGGGCGGACCGTCGCGCTCGCCGAGGCCATCGACGAGACTGACCGCCACGAGTTCGACTCGGAGCAGGACCTGTTAAACGAGTTGCATCCGGTGTTCGAGAACCGGCGATCGTCGCCCATGAGCCTGCTCGACCGACTGCGGGCGATGGTTCCCTTCTAGCGGTCCGGCGGTCCGGCCTCGTGTTCGGCCGTCGACTGGTCCGGTCGCGTCGCTTCAGACCCGGCGTCCGTTACCCCCTCCGAGTCGACGCCGTGTTCCGCGCCGCCCTGCCCAGTCCCGCGCTCGGCGGCCGAGGTCTCACCGCGCCCCACGCCCCGCCCGGTTTCGATCCGCTGTAGGCGGTGCATCTGGTCGCGGTGGAGCGTCACGATCATGTCCGAGAGGACGCCGAAGATGAGCAACTGGACGCCAAACAGGAGGAAAAACGCCGCGACGATCGCGAGGACCTCGTGGCTTATCCCGCGCGTGAACCACTCGACGCCGACGTACGCCGCGATCACGCCGCCAATAGCCACGCCTGTCGCGCCGACGCTTCCGAAGTAGAACAGCGGGTTGTTCGTCTTCGCCAGCCGGTACAGCGTCAGGATGATGGTCCCGCCGTCCCAGACCGGGTGCAGGTTCGTCTCGGAGTCCTCCGGGCGCGCGAGGTAGGTGATCGGCACCTCCGCCATCTCGACGCCGTGTTTCACGCATTCGACGGCCAGTTCCGTTTCGATGCCGAAGCCCTCCGAGTTCAGCCTGAACCGCTCGACCGACTCGCGGGTGAACGCCCGGTAGCCGCTGAGGATGTCGTAGTTCTCCTGGCCGTGGATGAAGTGGAACGCGCGGTCGATGATCCCGTTGCCGAACTGGTTGAGCCGGGTCATCGCGCCGGCCTCCATGTCGGCGAACCGGTCGCCGATGACGTGCTCGGCCTCGCCGGCGAGCAGCGGTTCGAGCATCGCGGGGGCGTCCTCCGGGCGGTAGGTGCCGTCGCCGTCCAGCATCAGGACGTACTCGTTCTCGACGAGTTCGATCCCCTCCTGTACGGCCTGTCCCTTCCCGGTTCCCGACTGGACGACGACGCGAGCGCCGCGCTCGGCAGCGATGTCACGGGTGCCGTCCGACGAGTCGCCGTCGACGACGAGGACGTTCTCCAGCCCCTGCTCGCGGAACCCGTCGATCACCTCGCCGATGGTCGCGGCCTCGTTCAGCGTCGGGATCAGGACGCAGACGTCCCCGTAGTCCGCCATTGACAGGGACTCCACGAGGGAGGCGCAAAAGGTTTGCTTTCGGCCGGGGCCGAGCGTTGCCGGCGTCGGGTCGTGCGG is a window from the Halostella salina genome containing:
- a CDS encoding ferritin-like domain-containing protein — encoded protein: MTNEEVTDLLKKAYGDEIETVMNYLTNSIVLDGVSAEEVKGSLETDIQEELDHARMLGERLKQLDERPPASMEFTARQESLQPPEDSTNVLSVIEGVLEAEEDAIETYRSLIHAAEEADDPVTEDYAVTILADEEAHRTEFRGFRKEYRDD
- a CDS encoding DUF5779 family protein is translated as MGDFSLDLRAVEDHIEEEEDGEGSSRVELGRLDGTTPDEEWIETVESGAVLVLNVEGDVNELAAGFARDVKDAGGELVHFRGFLLVAPSGVRIDTDRLG
- a CDS encoding Cdc6/Cdc18 family protein, with product MGSRESADIAKEVFEQEDQIFANKQLLSIGHVPEPDRIVGRDDEIRDLAEQLRGAIEGYSPDNVIVYGKTGTGKSLVSKYVMGRARDLAEDDVAVGTAYLDCSEDNTETQAVSSLAKTLNDEGATDIAVPQTGLSTSKYYKRLWDILDRRYDVMMVILDEVDLMADDDLLMKLSRAEEANKVDCHIGVIAISNKIQYAENLNERVKSSLQHKELFFQPYDATQLREIMRNRADAFQEDVLTDDVIPLCAAFAAQEHGDARKAIDILRHAGKIAYKNGSDTVTEAHVRDAQQLAEKDRFRELIDGAPTQAKTALLALAELSLNNDTEAFPTREVFKQYRVICDAIDMDTLSERRFRDILKEQAFLGIVDVEKLNQGLAGGVTLKNRLIEDPDIVREILLEDGRMSEWTDEPDR
- a CDS encoding VOC family protein, with product MLDALRWLALEVKSLDRTRGFYAGTLDLPVRRSDDREVALGTGDASLILRRPQAIPRGGLHTHFAFAIPHEEYDQWYDRLSRSYDLVEREFGTAKSLYLYDPDGNCVELGQRDVSGKGIGGIFEVVLEVSDLERATTFYTSLGFEVTDRGEDRRRVRLGGPVDLELWEPQLGIADGRGGVHVDLGFATDGSPGVAVDAVLDRASKVTMIDDDVRITDPDGHHLTFS
- a CDS encoding DUF4330 domain-containing protein, which produces MPLIDDDGNLFGRVNVVDALVVLLVVAVVAAGAALVMGGGGSADAPANETTNGSAADGEPPGERAVRYATVELGTQPERLAERIHAGDEVAVGGANATVTDVHVSPVDGGAATTLRMRLDGRAIADGNRTAFRYGSGNLTVGDGLRLQTPEYRVNGTVSALVADGESVDAGETDIVLDATVPVEALDAIRAGEEYRVAGRTVGTVQSVTTFPTGDDATRRVRVGASLATRTEGERTTFGGAPLTIGRSVSLGLDAYTLSGTVVHRGATTMPGERGTTTVVVEQRNVSPAVAEATAVGMTESGGDGPRARIVDRRVEPATVVLTSDDGEIHRRDHPENRDVSLTVELETRTANGEAYFHGSELRTGSGVTLDFDRVRVEGTVTEFVDSTATDETGRSESRTRWTDDAGGS
- a CDS encoding undecaprenyl-diphosphate phosphatase translates to MDSATLVALIAGILQGIFEWLPISSEGNVAVFLTAVGSSPDAAVQFSLFLHVGTALSATVYYRDEFRDALAVAPEWRPATAFGDETADLSFVVVATLASVGSGLVAYLALDGLVGELTGGAFIVVVGLLLVATGAFQRFAGERALGARDLPDLVDAVLVGTLQGIAVLPGVSRSGTTAGALLLRGHDGPASFRLSFLLSVPAAFGAGALTVLDEGGIPSVAPGPALIAVVAAAIVGYLTIDALMRVVERIDFWAVCVGLGGLAMLGGVALWI
- a CDS encoding MPN domain-containing protein, whose amino-acid sequence is MVYVTRGLVEVLLELARDAEPGEVTANLAVTPAGELSGAERLPADAPVFTDFYLPDSGGAVDAVFGVDLSTPSRQTQGRFVSHPQGDLAVSRTDDLHEAVFVAVPPWEEANLAAFDRRGRSRDLTVVDAEPPHESLP
- a CDS encoding ribbon-helix-helix domain-containing protein, producing MTEYTTVSIPKDLAERVDETIEGTSFQSTSDLVRFLLRSIVIQHQQQGELTEAEFDEITSQLRDLGYLE